DNA from Musa acuminata AAA Group cultivar baxijiao chromosome BXJ1-5, Cavendish_Baxijiao_AAA, whole genome shotgun sequence:
ACCTTGTGCGAGGTAACTCAGGTTGTTTATAAATCCTTTGCCATGGTGGTCTCGGGGTTGAGACTTATTATGACCACTCCTGCTTTGGCCTTTTGCATGACTTCTCACGCTTGCTCAAGACTATTGTTTTGGCGATAATATATTAGTTGACGCTTTAAAGTGCCTCTTGTATAATTACTAGTGGTCTCTCTATCAACAACCAAAAGAGGCAAGAGGGTTTTAGCCCTATTATGAAAGTTTCTATTATAAGTAATGAATAGGACTCTAACATGTCTTGAATCTCACTTATAAACCAAACGACGAAGTCTGTGAGCATTTCTTCCTCCCTTTGCTTGAATCCGAGGAGCGTTGCCACTAATGGTTGTAGGCATAAGTTTCTGAGGAAGTGAAGTTTACAGGTAAGGAAAAAGAAATGATGGAAAGCGACTTTAAGTACGTATACTATTCTTGTGCTAGGCCTCTTAATATGGTTAAGAAGGCATGATATATCAAAGCATCCGAAGTATCATATAATGACATTTAAGCATGAAAAATTATAATGTGCTATATTAGGTCGACACTACCATCGAATACCCCTAACGATAGGAGGCAAAATTTCATTGGAACCGATTTCTCTTAGATTTTCTAGGTGAATGGTGATCGATCTAAGGTGTGGTTGACCAACACTTCCCCTTTTGATTGTTGGAACTCTCATCGCATCTCCTTTAAGTATCGGTCCATCTACCTAGTTAGATCCGTAGAGAATCCTTCATCAAATATGTCAATTAAATTCAAGTAGGGTAGAGTGGTAGTGTGATCCACTGAATTCTATGATTGAGGGACAAAGTGCCCCCTCGATCAGTGGTTCGATGGGTCTCGAGAGCTCCTAGGATATCGACACCACGTTATGTGAGGAAACTTTGATGGTTGTCAGTGCTAATGGTGGTTGTGCCAGTGACTATGATTAAGCTAGTGGTGTTGCCTATTGGCCTATATTATGCCCGTTATTGTTTATAATTACTGGGTGAGATTCAAGAATACATCAGTTGGGACGAGTATATGGCTCAGGGTCATCATTAGGGGTGAGAGGCCCAAGTTATTGAATAGACGACAGTATCGCATTAATGTCCACATTGAAGTAGAGGCACCAATGTGCGAAATGGGTGGTTACTATCCCTTTTGAGTGAAAGTACTGTAAGTCAGGGGCAAATCCTTTTTACCTGATATTCCTGTAATATCAGGTCCttttatcatcaaaatgataAGAGAAGTCATTGACGTCTTAGTCAACTCGACATAGTCTGACCCTATATGCCTAGGGTTGTTTGAGGTGTATCTGAGGTAAAAATATCAAGCTCCCAATGTGTCACTTACATGAAGACCAAGGTTGAAAGAGATTTTTCGACTTGatcccttcgatgcttaagttagtaatcATAGATATATGAATGTGAACATAAGTAGTCAAAAAAATGTAACCTCCTTTTCATTATGTTGTAGATGAGCTTTTATATCTAGTCGTAAagagataaaatatttaataaaaagatattttttaatcGCTTACAAGAGTCTCTACTAGGTCTCTTGTCCATGTGGACGataaagatgagataatttataaCCGTTTGTCTTGAACACTTATCCACGTGAAGGTAGGCATCTCTCGTTGACGATATTTTTACTATTATAtaggaaaaaaattatatcataaattTTTTCGACCACGATATTTATAGGATTCGTAATCCGAAATCTATACGACTCAAATAAAATTCATCTAGACATCACTTATATCTCCTGCTTCACGTATAAACCCATGCGACAACCAAATCTGTGCACAATAGAATGGCTTCGATAACCGGTGACGATGGAGGCATAACTCGGTCTCTTGGGAGCCGCCGGCTCGGCATTCTTAGCCGAGCTCATCGAAAGGATGAAGACCGTTAGCCACCCTACCTGCTGACTCGTCTGCACTGACGTGTTTAAGCGGCTTGGCTTCTGGGGCTCCACGTACGTGAGGGTGGCAAACGGTCTCATTGGAGGAGCCGGACGGGACCCACAAGTTCTCGACTCTTTGCCCACCTCAGCCCTCTCGGACCTGAAATCACTCCAAAACCTAATTGAATATCGAATCTTCATGCCCGTCACCCAAATAAATCACGACAAGCGGACGACCCACGCAACCCCACAAATCAGCTAAACCGAAGCCAGCAGCCAACGCCTTCATCTTACACAAATGCTAGTTTATGCGACATTAGGATTCCACCTGTAAGCTATTAACGGTTTGATTCTACCTGTTTATGTTTCAGCCGAACAGCCAATCCCGTCATGCCACATGAAACAATCGGAGCTTAGGCCGCCCAACGCTTCGAGTACCTACCTCTAGAAGTTTCGGGCGCGTACTAAACCGGGATGGGGGAGAAGATATTTTCCGGTGCGTTGTAACCGTCACATTCGAGCATTAGGGCCGGTCGATCGCCTTCTTCGTCGTACGATTCCGCTGCGACCCGCTTTCTCAGGTACGAAGCCCTTTCCTCCTCGATCTCTAAGCCTTCGCTTCCGATTCTTTTCGGCGGATGTTGTTCCTTAGTTTGTGCGTGATGATGTCGATCCGCACGATCTCGCCTAGCTGTCGTGGATGGATGGGCAGATCGTTGAATCCGAGATTTCTCTGCAAGAACCGAAGCAGAAATTTTTGGTCGCCGGTTTATAAGGGTACGGATCCTATCGATTGTTGTTCCTTTTCGGCTTCTTTTGATTCTGCCAGCGCCGACGAAGTTGTTCATTTGAGATTTGGGCGTTTCTCGATGCCTTCCTCTGTTTCGTCGCTTTTGTTGAATCATCTATCTATTAATCCCGTCCACGAGCAGATAGACCAGTGCAAGTCATTCGTGTCGTGCTTTTCGCGGCGTGGTTTCTTTTGGTCGCTGTTGTTGTTGCGAACCCTTTTCGATGGTAGATCATGGCAGATTGCTGGGTATGCATCTTTAGGTTTTGGTTTAGGAGTTTATTTGCTTGAAAtggtatttatatataatttaatggaTATATTTAAAGCTGATTTCCAGCTTTCGTTTGATTGCCATTCTGAAGAACAGATTTTATTTGGGTACAGTTGAACCAACATGAGTCGAGCACATGATGGACAGCGGCCTTTCTTTCCCTTTGGAAATCCCCTTCGGATTATGTTCCCCAAGGGATCGAATCCATCGGTGGAGACTCGTAAATTATTGTTCTCTTTTGAGCAAAGCCTGGCAGAAAACCTAAAGAAGCTCAGCCCAAAGGATGCTTCTGATGTCTTTACTCTATCTTGGATGAGTCTTGCTATCGAGTTCTTGTCGCATACACACAATAGCATAAAAACTCTGATGAATGAGCTTCAGTTACCCGTTTCCGATTGGGATGAGAAGTGGACCAACATATACTTGGACAGCAGCGTGAAGCTGCTTGATATTTGCATCGCTTTAATCGCCGAGCTATCCCGATTGGATCGAGGCCAACTTCTCCTCAAGTATGTGCTGCATCTCGTGGACATCTCGACCAGTTGTCCTtcatcatcagaactcgccaaggctCACTTGTATCTTCATGAATGGATCGAACGCATTGATTCGAAGAGTCCCAAACTAGAGAACTGTCCTGCCATCATTGTGAGTCTTCAAGGAACGCTTGGTTTCCCAAAGGTCAAGAGCTCCAAAGGGAAGGCACTCATGAGAGCCTTGTA
Protein-coding regions in this window:
- the LOC135673710 gene encoding UPF0496 protein 4-like gives rise to the protein MSRAHDGQRPFFPFGNPLRIMFPKGSNPSVETRKLLFSFEQSLAENLKKLSPKDASDVFTLSWMSLAIEFLSHTHNSIKTLMNELQLPVSDWDEKWTNIYLDSSVKLLDICIALIAELSRLDRGQLLLKYVLHLVDISTSCPSSSELAKAHLYLHEWIERIDSKSPKLENCPAIIVSLQGTLGFPKVKSSKGKALMRALYGFRVMTVFIFGIFSATMSGCSKPSIDVHASDGFLWFEAFGDLQAVVNGEFKRQFGSGKVAVFKEIETVKLCASRLCDLTSDVSYKEEPAQDSDGINLEDGSGSITPGKGSDLRRQWLRDCVTNLAAGVRTLGHELDSLSKQADHFFQIILMGRDALLCNLRMSMVTKDISVNALKS